A window from Betta splendens chromosome 1, fBetSpl5.4, whole genome shotgun sequence encodes these proteins:
- the ccdc88aa gene encoding girdin isoform X3: protein MEAGVFLPCLDQFMRSPLVTWVKTFVPADGGPLDFAELLDGVFLNDIMTQINPSIAPQGANTVSRDPGPRAQNLNFLIQQIKTYYLDHLRQLIMIPLPNVLLLGRTPYCEQSLEEMKKLLLLLLGCAVQCEKKEQYIERIQTLDFDTKAAIASHIQELTHSQENVLDLQWLDCSETQPAELEAAARNVAAHLRRLLDQRDAHLETIAELVQEKEGVSSFLSSPSSPQPAGYSPSMHQHLGVELADSKAKIRRLRQELEEKSEQMLDCRHELENMEAEVKRIQQENSQLVADARSARAYRDELDALRERAIKADKLESEVGRYREQLHKLEFHKAKVEELKEDNRVLQETKEVLEDQLAGWRARSDTIHQLEKHSLLLKAQVHDMEQEREADRRRIEELQEENLALCLAQRRSMEESQHLGWELEQLSKTTENCQAQQTLSEEVSERARSRMLQLEKENQSLLRTIEKLRTGSASNSAPCKHSHHHECEHTCKVLGAADDQDAPSQTPRHGAVSPCNATTHQNGDPNRRVWQAHAVEPGGVQSEVIRTGSPDRHVQENGQLEDGVRRCDLEVLENIHNRLRCVVGSGDDAPDSRSSSPCHDGAFTGLPTRSSYASKHTQRLQAKCRALETVNQHLQTSLDNTDRRVQCLEAEVQELELENQSLQATLEELRIAARRLEQLDTEKQALEQETTSLERDKRQLEKENRRLRQQVEIQEANLDSSNACMASLEREMRFLAKEVEGLRETAERVKRLERDNRELTKQAAIDQRTLATLREELVSEKLKFQQRDNELERLTHELDMKVLNQESGHQDEQTPDNSRFKMLESELALSLKKSLQLKEEKMGALEARLEESSALNQQLRQELKSVKLSHEVLQQRQEEEWTSSCSSPPSEAGRTMSEWLRESQEATKELLKLKDRLIEVERSNATLEAERQAVQTQLKQLESQCDGQQAQILALQRQAASLQESNTALQTHNANLQVEKSTLNSQSASLLAQNAQLQQQRSGTEGERDGAVREREELRGVHEQLLRDHERLAALHERQAVDYEALMGKHGCLKNAHRTLELEHRTLQDRYSSLLQQRAKLEDLEKALKEEQMRMALEKEQHRSAAAECCRLRDEKDWLNQTYRLLLNDSELLTADHKQLKSQLNEAKLEHAWLEADYSKLKKEFQQLDITSTKLSNQCELLSQLKGNLEEENRHLLGQIETLMLQNRTLLEQTMESKDLFHVEERQYIDKLNDLRRQKEKLEEKIMDQYKFYEPSPPRRRGNWITLKLKKLMKSSSREHGPERPPTPTHPGVAEPPLSGGDSSSFVSFDGSGGSAGDAPSPQHNSTSLKMFPRMRKRLKDRDRVKSLFRRSMYKDSNDSAVPSGFEDHDELQNHGLKGVHSRAQSVSSGEFSLSLENEPWSNGSSPVQQPPSRHFSPSYQPPSDASTPQHTHKQPHKEKASCLPIAVTQSSDHPSVPKQKDPGASLDFWLTRGTKSIRRASRGKVIRRSSDSGGIVKMNHGLSGVDSKSSCVKAETTRASACSPITVLYVQGKSSSMSGCLNCFSTPLGKEGRLKGSRSPKSLPRASSVISTAEGSSRRSSINSDCRVAVVTESVQTQVSEGCNQQEETANQNQQQGPNTKNCEREPIAPVKPPRDPAVVPTDQTKSPVQESLLGSSFTFSSVFSDTIFTDSMVTAMSNLEGLDDNQPFVRLNPSPLDNQDSSLKTPQTLIEAENEQSGDTGHTGLENAEPITTA from the exons ATGGAAGCTGGAGTTTTCCTGCCGTGCCTGGATCAGTTCATGCGGAGTCCGCTTGTCACTTGG GTGAAGACGTTTGTCCCGGCTGATGGAGGCCCGCTGGACTTCGCTGAACTGCTGGATGGGGTCTTTTTGAATGACATCATGACACAAAT AAATCCCTCCATCGCACCTCAGGGTGCGAACACAGTGAGCAGGGACCCGGGTCCGAGGGCTCAGAACCTGAACTTCCTCATCCAGCAAATCAAGACGTACTACCTG GACCATCTGAGACAATTAATCATGATTCCTCTGCCAAACGTGTTGCTGCTTGGCAGGACGCCTTACTGTG AGCAAAGcctggaggaaatgaaaaaactgttgctgttgctgctgggaTGTGCAGTTCAG TGTGAAAAGAAAGAGCAGTATATCGAGAGGATACAGACACTTGATTTTGACACTAAAGCTGCCATAGCTTCACATATCCAGGAG CTGACCCACAGTCAGGAGAATGTGCTGGACCTGCAGTGGTTGGACTGCAGCGAGACGCAGCCAGCGGAGCTGGAGGCGGCAGCGAGGAACGTGGCCGCGCACCTGCGGCGCCTGCTGGACCAGAGGGACGCCCATCTGGAG ACCATAGCAGAGCTGGTGCAGGAGAAGGAAGGCGtctccagcttcctcagcaGCCCCTCCAGCCCGCAGCCCGCCGGCTactctcccagcatgcaccagcacctgggggtggagctggcgGACTCCAAGGCCAAGATCAGGCGGCTTAGGCAGGAACT TGAGGAGAAGAGTGAGCAGATGCTGGACTGTAGACACGAGCTGGAGAACATGGAGGCAGAGGTGAAGCGGATCCAACAGGAG AATTCCCAGCTGGTGGCAGATGCCCGTTCAGCCCGCGCCTACCGAGACGAGCTGGACGctctgagagagagagccaTCAAAGCGGACAAGCTGGAGAGCGAAGTGGGGCGCTACAGGGAGCAGCTGCACAAGCTGGAGTTCCACAAGGCCAAAGTGGAG gagctgaaggaggacaaCAGGGTGCTACAAGAGACCAAAGAGGTGTTGGAGGATCAGCTGGCCGGCTGGAGGGCACGATCCGACACCATCCACCAGCTGGAGAAGCACAGCCTGCTGCTGAAGGCCCAGGTCCACGACATGGAGCAG gagagggaggcagatcGCAGGCGcattgaggagctgcaggaggagaacctggctctgtgtttggctcagaggaggagcatGGAGGAGTCCCAGCACCTGGGCTGGGAGTTAGAGCAGCTCTCCAAGACTACGGAAAACTGCCAGG CCCAGCAGACTCTGAGCGAGGAGGTGAGTGAGAGGGCTCGCAGCCGGATGCtccagctggagaaggagaaccaAAGCCTCCTGAGGACCATCGAGAAGCTCAGAACTGGCTCAGCTAGCAACAGCGCACCATGCAAACACAGCCACCACCATGAGTGTGAGCATACCTGCAAGGTGCTCGGCGCCGCTGACGACCAGGACGCGCCATCACAAACCCCACGCCACGGTGCTGTGTCTCCCTGCAACGCGACCACGCACCAGAACGGAGATCCGAACCGCCGCGTCTGGCAAGCGCACGCGGTGGAGCCGGGGGGGGTCCAGAGTGAGGTCATCCGTACGGGCAGTCCAGACCGCCACGTTCAGGAGAACGGGCAGCTGGAGGACGGAGTCCGAAGGTGCGACCTGGAAGTCTTGGAAAACATTCACAACAGGCTACGCTGTGTTGTCGGATCGGGCGATGACGCCCCCGACTCGAGGAGCAGCAGTCCCTGTCACGACGGGGCCTTCACGGGTCTGCCAACACGGTCCTCCTACGCCAGCAAGCACACGCAGCGGCTCCAGGCTAAGTGCAGAGCCCTGGAAACTGTCAACCAGCATCTACAGACATCACTTGATAACACAG ACCGGAGAGTTCAGTGTTTGGAGGCAGAGGTCCAGGAGCTGGAGTTGGAGAACCAGAGTCTGCAGGCCACCCTGGAGGAGCTTCGGATCGCTGCACGacggctggagcagctggacacgGAGAAGCAGGCTCTGGAACAGGAAACCACATCCCTGGAGAGGGAcaagaggcagctggagaaggagaatcGCCGTCTACGGCAGCAG GTCGAAATCCAGGAGGCCAACCTAGACAGCAGCAACGCCTGCATGGCCAGCTTGGAGAGGGAGATGCGATTTCTAgcgaaggaggtggaggggctGAGGGAGACTGCGGAGAGGGTCAAACGTCTGGAGAGGGACAACAGAGAACTGACCAAGCAGGCGGCTATCGACCAGAGGACCTTGGCCACTCTCAGAGAG GAGCTTGTGAGCGAGAAGCTGAAGTTCCAGCAGAGAGACAATGAGCTGGAGAGACTGACCCATGAGCTGGACATGAAGGTCCTGAACCAGGAGAGTGGACACCAGGATGAACAGACACCAGACAACAG CAGGTTCAAGATGCTGGAGTCCGAGCTGGCTCTGTCGCTGAAGAAGTCTCTGCAGCTCAAAGAGGAGAAGATGGGCGCCCTGGAGGCTCGCCTGGAGGAATCGTCCGccctgaaccagcagctgcGCCAGGAGCTCAAGAGC GTGAAGCTGAGCCACGAGGTcttgcagcagaggcaggaggaggagtggacgTCGTCCTGCTCCAGTCCTCCCAGCGAGGCTGGCAGGACGATGAGCGAGTGGCTGCGTGAAAGCCAGGAGGCCACcaaggagctgctgaagctcaAAGACCGCCTCATTGAGGTGGAGAGGAGT AATGCGACCCTGGAGGCCGAGCGCCAGGCCGTGCAGACCCAActgaagcagctggagagcCAGTGTGATGGGCAGCAGGCGCAGATCCTGGCCCTGCAGAGGCAGGCGGCCTCCCTGCAGGAAAGCAACACGGCcttgcagacacacaacgccAACCTACAG gTGGAGAAGTCCACGCTGAACTCCCAGAGTGCCTCGCTCCTGGCCCAGAacgctcagctgcagcagcagaggtccGGCACGGAGGGCGAGCGGGACGGCGCCGTGCGGGAGCGCGAGGAGCTGCGCGGCGTCCACGAGCAGTTGCTGCGCGACCACGAGCGGCTGGCGGCGCTGCACGAGCGGCAGGCCGTGGACTACGAGGCGCTGATGGGCAAGCACGGGTGCCTGAAGAACGCCCACCGaacactggagctggagcatcGCACGCTGCAGGACAGGTACAGCAGTCTGTTACAGCAGCGGGCCaagctggaggacctggagaaagccctgaaggaggagcagatgaGGATGGCCCTGGAGAAAGAGCAGCACCGCAGCGCTGCCGCCGAATGCTGCCGGCTGCGGGACGAGAAGGACTG GCTCAACCAGACGTACCGACTGCTTCTCAACGACTCCGAGCTGCTGACGGCCGACCACAAGCAGCTGAAGAGCCAGCTGAACGAGGCCAAGCTGGAGCACGCGTGGCTGGAGGCGGACTACTCCAAGCTCAAGAAGGAGTTCCAGCAGCTCGACATCACCTCCACCAAGCTCAGCAACCAGTGCGAG ctgctgagcCAGTTGAAGGgcaacctggaggaggagaaccgccACCTGCTCGGCCAGATCGAGACCCTGATGCTGCAGAACCGGACCCTGTTGGAGCAAACCATGGAGAGCAAGGACCTGTTCCATGTTGAAGAACGACAGTACAT TGACAAGCTGAATGATTtgaggaggcagaaggagaagctggaaGAGAAGATAATGGACCAGTATAAGTTTTATGAGCCTTCACCTCCTCGCAG ACGTGGGAACTGGATCACTCTGAAACTGAAGAAGCTGATGAAGTCCAGTAGCCGAGAGCATGGGCCCGAGcggccccccacccccacgcacCCAGGCGTGGCTGAGCCGCCCCTCTCTGGGGGCGACAGCAGCTCCTTCGTCAGCTTTGATGGCTCCGGGGGCTCCGCAGGTGACGCCCCCTCACCGCAGCACAACAGCA CCTCTCTGAAAATGTTTCCCCGTATGAGAAAAAGGCtgaaggacagagacagagtcaaGTCACTCTTCCGTCGTTCCATGT ACAAAGATTCCAATGACAGTGCCGTGCCATCTGGATTTGAGGACCATGACGAGCTGCAGAATCACG GGCTGAAAGGAGTCCACAGTCGAGCCCAAAGTGTGAGCAGCGGTGAGTTCAGCCTGAGCCTGGAGAACGAGCCCTGGTCCAACGGCAGTAGCCCCGTCCAGCAGCCCCCATCGCGCCATTTCTCGCCCAGTTACCAGCCCCCCAGTGATGCCTCAactccccaacacacacacaagcagccgcACAAGGAGAAAGCCTCTTGCCTGCCCATCGCCGTTACTCAGAGTTCAGACCACCCATCTGTACCAAAACAGAAAGATCCTGGCGCTTCTCTGGACTTCTGGCTCACAAGGGGCACAAAGAGCATCCGGAGGGCATCGAGGGGTAAAGTGATACGTCGCTCGTCGGATTCGGGCGGTATAGTCAAAATGAACCATGGACTCAGTGGCGTGGATTCAAAGTCAAGCTGCGTCAAGGCTGAAACCACACGAGCCTCCGCTTGTTCGCCCATCACTGTGTTGTACGTCCAGGGGAAGTCATCCTCTATGTCCGGCTGCCTCAACTGCTTCTCCACCCCCCTCGGGAAAGAAGGTCGCCTCAAAGGGTCCCGATCCCCTAAAAGTCTCCCCCGTGCCAGTAGTGTTATTTCAACAGCCGAGGGATCGTCTCGGCGCTCCAGCATCAACAGTGACTGCAGGGTGGCGGTCGTGACTGAGTCCGTTCAAACCCAGGTTTCAGAAGGATGCAATcaacaggaggagacagcaaATCAGAATCAACAACAAGGCCCAAACACTAAAAACTGTGAGCGTGAGCCGATCGCTCCGGTCAAACCTCCCAGAGACCCAGCAGTCGTGCCCACAGACCAAACTAAGTCCCCTGTGCAGGAGTCTCTTTTGGGCTCCTCGTTCACCTTCAGCTCTGTTTTCTCAGACACGATCTTCACTGATTCCATGGTCACTGCCATGAGTAATTTAGAGGGACTGGACGACAACCAGCCGTTCGTCCGTCTGAATCCTTCGCCGCTCGACAACCAGGATTCCTCTCTGAAAACCCCACAGACGCTGATCGAGGCCGAGAATGAGCAGAGTGGAGACACAGGACACACTGGACTGGAGAATGCAGAGCCCATCACAACTGCTTGA
- the ccdc88aa gene encoding girdin isoform X1, whose product MEAGVFLPCLDQFMRSPLVTWVKTFVPADGGPLDFAELLDGVFLNDIMTQINPSIAPQGANTVSRDPGPRAQNLNFLIQQIKTYYLDHLRQLIMIPLPNVLLLGRTPYCEQSLEEMKKLLLLLLGCAVQCEKKEQYIERIQTLDFDTKAAIASHIQELTHSQENVLDLQWLDCSETQPAELEAAARNVAAHLRRLLDQRDAHLETIAELVQEKEGVSSFLSSPSSPQPAGYSPSMHQHLGVELADSKAKIRRLRQELEEKSEQMLDCRHELENMEAEVKRIQQENSQLVADARSARAYRDELDALRERAIKADKLESEVGRYREQLHKLEFHKAKVEELKEDNRVLQETKEVLEDQLAGWRARSDTIHQLEKHSLLLKAQVHDMEQEREADRRRIEELQEENLALCLAQRRSMEESQHLGWELEQLSKTTENCQAQQTLSEEVSERARSRMLQLEKENQSLLRTIEKLRTGSASNSAPCKHSHHHECEHTCKVLGAADDQDAPSQTPRHGAVSPCNATTHQNGDPNRRVWQAHAVEPGGVQSEVIRTGSPDRHVQENGQLEDGVRRCDLEVLENIHNRLRCVVGSGDDAPDSRSSSPCHDGAFTGLPTRSSYASKHTQRLQAKCRALETVNQHLQTSLDNTDRRVQCLEAEVQELELENQSLQATLEELRIAARRLEQLDTEKQALEQETTSLERDKRQLEKENRRLRQQVEIQEANLDSSNACMASLEREMRFLAKEVEGLRETAERVKRLERDNRELTKQAAIDQRTLATLREELVSEKLKFQQRDNELERLTHELDMKVLNQESGHQDEQTPDNSRFKMLESELALSLKKSLQLKEEKMGALEARLEESSALNQQLRQELKSVKLSHEVLQQRQEEEWTSSCSSPPSEAGRTMSEWLRESQEATKELLKLKDRLIEVERSNATLEAERQAVQTQLKQLESQCDGQQAQILALQRQAASLQESNTALQTHNANLQVEKSTLNSQSASLLAQNAQLQQQRSGTEGERDGAVREREELRGVHEQLLRDHERLAALHERQAVDYEALMGKHGCLKNAHRTLELEHRTLQDRYSSLLQQRAKLEDLEKALKEEQMRMALEKEQHRSAAAECCRLRDEKDWLNQTYRLLLNDSELLTADHKQLKSQLNEAKLEHAWLEADYSKLKKEFQQLDITSTKLSNQCELLSQLKGNLEEENRHLLGQIETLMLQNRTLLEQTMESKDLFHVEERQYIDKLNDLRRQKEKLEEKIMDQYKFYEPSPPRRRGNWITLKLKKLMKSSSREHGPERPPTPTHPGVAEPPLSGGDSSSFVSFDGSGGSAGDAPSPQHNSTSLKMFPRMRKRLKDRDRVKSLFRRSMSLSSLATSSTWLQDKKWPNRTQQLEESGTDTENREDALTSTLTASILSVFQLHPPTILPSHHLHAVITATNTDTSETVPDVPELWVTDKDSNDSAVPSGFEDHDELQNHGLKGVHSRAQSVSSGEFSLSLENEPWSNGSSPVQQPPSRHFSPSYQPPSDASTPQHTHKQPHKEKASCLPIAVTQSSDHPSVPKQKDPGASLDFWLTRGTKSIRRASRGKVIRRSSDSGGIVKMNHGLSGVDSKSSCVKAETTRASACSPITVLYVQGKSSSMSGCLNCFSTPLGKEGRLKGSRSPKSLPRASSVISTAEGSSRRSSINSDCRVAVVTESVQTQVSEGCNQQEETANQNQQQGPNTKNCEREPIAPVKPPRDPAVVPTDQTKSPVQESLLGSSFTFSSVFSDTIFTDSMVTAMSNLEGLDDNQPFVRLNPSPLDNQDSSLKTPQTLIEAENEQSGDTGHTGLENAEPITTA is encoded by the exons ATGGAAGCTGGAGTTTTCCTGCCGTGCCTGGATCAGTTCATGCGGAGTCCGCTTGTCACTTGG GTGAAGACGTTTGTCCCGGCTGATGGAGGCCCGCTGGACTTCGCTGAACTGCTGGATGGGGTCTTTTTGAATGACATCATGACACAAAT AAATCCCTCCATCGCACCTCAGGGTGCGAACACAGTGAGCAGGGACCCGGGTCCGAGGGCTCAGAACCTGAACTTCCTCATCCAGCAAATCAAGACGTACTACCTG GACCATCTGAGACAATTAATCATGATTCCTCTGCCAAACGTGTTGCTGCTTGGCAGGACGCCTTACTGTG AGCAAAGcctggaggaaatgaaaaaactgttgctgttgctgctgggaTGTGCAGTTCAG TGTGAAAAGAAAGAGCAGTATATCGAGAGGATACAGACACTTGATTTTGACACTAAAGCTGCCATAGCTTCACATATCCAGGAG CTGACCCACAGTCAGGAGAATGTGCTGGACCTGCAGTGGTTGGACTGCAGCGAGACGCAGCCAGCGGAGCTGGAGGCGGCAGCGAGGAACGTGGCCGCGCACCTGCGGCGCCTGCTGGACCAGAGGGACGCCCATCTGGAG ACCATAGCAGAGCTGGTGCAGGAGAAGGAAGGCGtctccagcttcctcagcaGCCCCTCCAGCCCGCAGCCCGCCGGCTactctcccagcatgcaccagcacctgggggtggagctggcgGACTCCAAGGCCAAGATCAGGCGGCTTAGGCAGGAACT TGAGGAGAAGAGTGAGCAGATGCTGGACTGTAGACACGAGCTGGAGAACATGGAGGCAGAGGTGAAGCGGATCCAACAGGAG AATTCCCAGCTGGTGGCAGATGCCCGTTCAGCCCGCGCCTACCGAGACGAGCTGGACGctctgagagagagagccaTCAAAGCGGACAAGCTGGAGAGCGAAGTGGGGCGCTACAGGGAGCAGCTGCACAAGCTGGAGTTCCACAAGGCCAAAGTGGAG gagctgaaggaggacaaCAGGGTGCTACAAGAGACCAAAGAGGTGTTGGAGGATCAGCTGGCCGGCTGGAGGGCACGATCCGACACCATCCACCAGCTGGAGAAGCACAGCCTGCTGCTGAAGGCCCAGGTCCACGACATGGAGCAG gagagggaggcagatcGCAGGCGcattgaggagctgcaggaggagaacctggctctgtgtttggctcagaggaggagcatGGAGGAGTCCCAGCACCTGGGCTGGGAGTTAGAGCAGCTCTCCAAGACTACGGAAAACTGCCAGG CCCAGCAGACTCTGAGCGAGGAGGTGAGTGAGAGGGCTCGCAGCCGGATGCtccagctggagaaggagaaccaAAGCCTCCTGAGGACCATCGAGAAGCTCAGAACTGGCTCAGCTAGCAACAGCGCACCATGCAAACACAGCCACCACCATGAGTGTGAGCATACCTGCAAGGTGCTCGGCGCCGCTGACGACCAGGACGCGCCATCACAAACCCCACGCCACGGTGCTGTGTCTCCCTGCAACGCGACCACGCACCAGAACGGAGATCCGAACCGCCGCGTCTGGCAAGCGCACGCGGTGGAGCCGGGGGGGGTCCAGAGTGAGGTCATCCGTACGGGCAGTCCAGACCGCCACGTTCAGGAGAACGGGCAGCTGGAGGACGGAGTCCGAAGGTGCGACCTGGAAGTCTTGGAAAACATTCACAACAGGCTACGCTGTGTTGTCGGATCGGGCGATGACGCCCCCGACTCGAGGAGCAGCAGTCCCTGTCACGACGGGGCCTTCACGGGTCTGCCAACACGGTCCTCCTACGCCAGCAAGCACACGCAGCGGCTCCAGGCTAAGTGCAGAGCCCTGGAAACTGTCAACCAGCATCTACAGACATCACTTGATAACACAG ACCGGAGAGTTCAGTGTTTGGAGGCAGAGGTCCAGGAGCTGGAGTTGGAGAACCAGAGTCTGCAGGCCACCCTGGAGGAGCTTCGGATCGCTGCACGacggctggagcagctggacacgGAGAAGCAGGCTCTGGAACAGGAAACCACATCCCTGGAGAGGGAcaagaggcagctggagaaggagaatcGCCGTCTACGGCAGCAG GTCGAAATCCAGGAGGCCAACCTAGACAGCAGCAACGCCTGCATGGCCAGCTTGGAGAGGGAGATGCGATTTCTAgcgaaggaggtggaggggctGAGGGAGACTGCGGAGAGGGTCAAACGTCTGGAGAGGGACAACAGAGAACTGACCAAGCAGGCGGCTATCGACCAGAGGACCTTGGCCACTCTCAGAGAG GAGCTTGTGAGCGAGAAGCTGAAGTTCCAGCAGAGAGACAATGAGCTGGAGAGACTGACCCATGAGCTGGACATGAAGGTCCTGAACCAGGAGAGTGGACACCAGGATGAACAGACACCAGACAACAG CAGGTTCAAGATGCTGGAGTCCGAGCTGGCTCTGTCGCTGAAGAAGTCTCTGCAGCTCAAAGAGGAGAAGATGGGCGCCCTGGAGGCTCGCCTGGAGGAATCGTCCGccctgaaccagcagctgcGCCAGGAGCTCAAGAGC GTGAAGCTGAGCCACGAGGTcttgcagcagaggcaggaggaggagtggacgTCGTCCTGCTCCAGTCCTCCCAGCGAGGCTGGCAGGACGATGAGCGAGTGGCTGCGTGAAAGCCAGGAGGCCACcaaggagctgctgaagctcaAAGACCGCCTCATTGAGGTGGAGAGGAGT AATGCGACCCTGGAGGCCGAGCGCCAGGCCGTGCAGACCCAActgaagcagctggagagcCAGTGTGATGGGCAGCAGGCGCAGATCCTGGCCCTGCAGAGGCAGGCGGCCTCCCTGCAGGAAAGCAACACGGCcttgcagacacacaacgccAACCTACAG gTGGAGAAGTCCACGCTGAACTCCCAGAGTGCCTCGCTCCTGGCCCAGAacgctcagctgcagcagcagaggtccGGCACGGAGGGCGAGCGGGACGGCGCCGTGCGGGAGCGCGAGGAGCTGCGCGGCGTCCACGAGCAGTTGCTGCGCGACCACGAGCGGCTGGCGGCGCTGCACGAGCGGCAGGCCGTGGACTACGAGGCGCTGATGGGCAAGCACGGGTGCCTGAAGAACGCCCACCGaacactggagctggagcatcGCACGCTGCAGGACAGGTACAGCAGTCTGTTACAGCAGCGGGCCaagctggaggacctggagaaagccctgaaggaggagcagatgaGGATGGCCCTGGAGAAAGAGCAGCACCGCAGCGCTGCCGCCGAATGCTGCCGGCTGCGGGACGAGAAGGACTG GCTCAACCAGACGTACCGACTGCTTCTCAACGACTCCGAGCTGCTGACGGCCGACCACAAGCAGCTGAAGAGCCAGCTGAACGAGGCCAAGCTGGAGCACGCGTGGCTGGAGGCGGACTACTCCAAGCTCAAGAAGGAGTTCCAGCAGCTCGACATCACCTCCACCAAGCTCAGCAACCAGTGCGAG ctgctgagcCAGTTGAAGGgcaacctggaggaggagaaccgccACCTGCTCGGCCAGATCGAGACCCTGATGCTGCAGAACCGGACCCTGTTGGAGCAAACCATGGAGAGCAAGGACCTGTTCCATGTTGAAGAACGACAGTACAT TGACAAGCTGAATGATTtgaggaggcagaaggagaagctggaaGAGAAGATAATGGACCAGTATAAGTTTTATGAGCCTTCACCTCCTCGCAG ACGTGGGAACTGGATCACTCTGAAACTGAAGAAGCTGATGAAGTCCAGTAGCCGAGAGCATGGGCCCGAGcggccccccacccccacgcacCCAGGCGTGGCTGAGCCGCCCCTCTCTGGGGGCGACAGCAGCTCCTTCGTCAGCTTTGATGGCTCCGGGGGCTCCGCAGGTGACGCCCCCTCACCGCAGCACAACAGCA CCTCTCTGAAAATGTTTCCCCGTATGAGAAAAAGGCtgaaggacagagacagagtcaaGTCACTCTTCCGTCGTTCCATGT CCCTAAGCAGCTTAGCAACCTCCTCCACCTGGCTCCAGGATAAGAAATGGCCAAACAGGACGCAGCAGCTGGAAGAGTCTGGCACTGACACGGAGAACAGGGAGGATGCACTGACCTCGACCCTCACTGCCTCCATCTTGTCTGTCTTCCAACTACATCCTCCCACCATCCTGCCATCTCATCATCTCCATGCAGTCATCACCgccacaaacactgacaccagTGAAACGGTTCCAGATGTTCCTGAACTCTGGGTGACAG ACAAAGATTCCAATGACAGTGCCGTGCCATCTGGATTTGAGGACCATGACGAGCTGCAGAATCACG GGCTGAAAGGAGTCCACAGTCGAGCCCAAAGTGTGAGCAGCGGTGAGTTCAGCCTGAGCCTGGAGAACGAGCCCTGGTCCAACGGCAGTAGCCCCGTCCAGCAGCCCCCATCGCGCCATTTCTCGCCCAGTTACCAGCCCCCCAGTGATGCCTCAactccccaacacacacacaagcagccgcACAAGGAGAAAGCCTCTTGCCTGCCCATCGCCGTTACTCAGAGTTCAGACCACCCATCTGTACCAAAACAGAAAGATCCTGGCGCTTCTCTGGACTTCTGGCTCACAAGGGGCACAAAGAGCATCCGGAGGGCATCGAGGGGTAAAGTGATACGTCGCTCGTCGGATTCGGGCGGTATAGTCAAAATGAACCATGGACTCAGTGGCGTGGATTCAAAGTCAAGCTGCGTCAAGGCTGAAACCACACGAGCCTCCGCTTGTTCGCCCATCACTGTGTTGTACGTCCAGGGGAAGTCATCCTCTATGTCCGGCTGCCTCAACTGCTTCTCCACCCCCCTCGGGAAAGAAGGTCGCCTCAAAGGGTCCCGATCCCCTAAAAGTCTCCCCCGTGCCAGTAGTGTTATTTCAACAGCCGAGGGATCGTCTCGGCGCTCCAGCATCAACAGTGACTGCAGGGTGGCGGTCGTGACTGAGTCCGTTCAAACCCAGGTTTCAGAAGGATGCAATcaacaggaggagacagcaaATCAGAATCAACAACAAGGCCCAAACACTAAAAACTGTGAGCGTGAGCCGATCGCTCCGGTCAAACCTCCCAGAGACCCAGCAGTCGTGCCCACAGACCAAACTAAGTCCCCTGTGCAGGAGTCTCTTTTGGGCTCCTCGTTCACCTTCAGCTCTGTTTTCTCAGACACGATCTTCACTGATTCCATGGTCACTGCCATGAGTAATTTAGAGGGACTGGACGACAACCAGCCGTTCGTCCGTCTGAATCCTTCGCCGCTCGACAACCAGGATTCCTCTCTGAAAACCCCACAGACGCTGATCGAGGCCGAGAATGAGCAGAGTGGAGACACAGGACACACTGGACTGGAGAATGCAGAGCCCATCACAACTGCTTGA